Proteins co-encoded in one Xanthomonas campestris pv. badrii genomic window:
- a CDS encoding aldose epimerase family protein has product MQRVFGQLPDGTEVHALTLRSDAGLAADVLTYGGILHTLQLTTAQGVVPLVLNLPDLPAYAADGDSLNILVGRFGNRIAGARYTLDGLTHALAANEGRNQLHGGLRGFGRRVWSVLEQTADQVLLGYDSPDGEEGYPGNLQVRARLALHGDTLQLDFEARCDAATPLNLTHHPYFNLSGDPQMRAAAQVLRVPADRYLPVDAESIPTGEIAAVAGTPFDFRAPAALAERIDPAHPQIVLGKGYDQCLVLAEGARCVAELYSPHSGVAMRISSDAPAVQLYEGQHLDAHHPGLGRGICLEPQDYPDAPNHPQFPSAILRPGQVYRRRIAYRFASPGPEQPWEVVSSALDG; this is encoded by the coding sequence ATGCAGCGAGTGTTCGGGCAGTTGCCAGACGGGACCGAGGTCCATGCGTTGACCCTGCGCAGCGATGCCGGGTTGGCGGCGGACGTGCTGACCTATGGCGGCATCCTGCACACGCTGCAGTTGACCACCGCACAGGGCGTGGTGCCGCTGGTGCTGAACCTGCCGGATCTGCCTGCCTACGCCGCCGATGGCGACAGCCTCAACATCCTGGTCGGCCGCTTCGGCAACCGCATCGCCGGTGCGCGCTACACGCTCGATGGCCTCACCCACGCGCTGGCCGCCAACGAAGGGCGCAACCAGCTGCACGGCGGCCTGCGCGGTTTCGGCCGGCGGGTCTGGAGCGTGCTGGAGCAAACCGCCGACCAGGTGCTGCTTGGCTACGACTCGCCCGATGGTGAAGAGGGCTATCCCGGCAACCTGCAGGTGCGTGCACGGCTGGCCCTGCATGGCGACACGCTGCAGCTGGACTTCGAGGCGCGCTGCGATGCCGCCACGCCGTTGAACCTGACCCATCATCCCTATTTCAATCTGTCCGGCGACCCGCAGATGCGTGCCGCAGCGCAGGTGTTGCGGGTGCCGGCGGACCGCTATCTGCCGGTGGATGCCGAATCGATCCCCACCGGGGAGATTGCCGCGGTGGCCGGTACCCCGTTCGACTTCCGCGCGCCTGCCGCGCTGGCCGAGCGGATCGACCCGGCGCATCCGCAGATCGTGCTCGGCAAGGGCTACGACCAGTGCCTGGTGCTGGCCGAGGGAGCGCGCTGCGTCGCCGAGCTGTACTCACCGCACAGCGGCGTGGCGATGCGCATCAGCAGCGATGCGCCGGCCGTGCAACTCTACGAGGGGCAGCATCTGGACGCCCATCACCCGGGGCTGGGCCGCGGCATCTGCCTGGAGCCGCAGGACTACCCGGATGCGCCCAATCACCCGCAGTTCCCCTCGGCCATCCTGCGACCCGGCCAGGTCTATCGCCGCCGCATCGCCTATCGCTTTGCCAGCCCGGGCCCGGAGCAGCCCTGGGAGGTGGTCAGTAGTGCGTTGGATGGATAG
- a CDS encoding response regulator, producing MTESLRLLMVEDQEELRELIGEALRDAGISVDTADDGHGALRMLRESGPYDVVFSDIRMPNGMSGIELSEQVAQLLPQARVILASGFAKAQLPPLPARVDFLPKPYRLRQLIDMLKGVAASA from the coding sequence ATGACTGAATCCCTGCGCCTGCTGATGGTGGAAGATCAAGAAGAACTGCGCGAGTTGATCGGCGAAGCGCTGCGCGATGCCGGCATCAGTGTCGACACCGCCGACGACGGCCATGGCGCGTTGCGCATGCTGCGCGAGAGCGGGCCTTACGACGTGGTATTCAGCGACATCCGCATGCCCAACGGCATGTCGGGCATCGAGTTGAGCGAGCAGGTGGCGCAGCTGCTGCCGCAGGCGCGCGTGATCCTGGCATCGGGCTTTGCCAAGGCGCAGCTGCCGCCGCTGCCGGCGCGGGTCGATTTCCTGCCCAAGCCGTATCGCCTGCGCCAGCTCATCGACATGCTGAAGGGCGTGGCCGCCAGCGCCTGA
- a CDS encoding DUF2798 domain-containing protein: MRSSPPSPVVARPRWKLGVRATPFVFAFYMAAIMALLMCVVITAANTGLAPGFPWRVLDAYRIAMPTAFCCVLVVRPLVIRLVAWTVHAVD; this comes from the coding sequence ATGCGCTCATCTCCGCCCTCCCCGGTCGTTGCGCGTCCACGCTGGAAGCTGGGCGTGCGTGCCACGCCGTTCGTCTTCGCGTTCTACATGGCAGCCATCATGGCCTTGTTGATGTGCGTGGTGATCACCGCCGCCAACACCGGCCTGGCGCCGGGCTTCCCTTGGCGCGTGCTGGATGCCTACCGCATCGCGATGCCGACGGCGTTTTGCTGCGTGCTGGTCGTGCGCCCGCTGGTGATACGGCTGGTGGCCTGGACGGTACATGCTGTGGACTGA
- a CDS encoding LysR family transcriptional regulator, whose protein sequence is MNILQSIRSFVSTVDAGSIAGGAKLLGISAAAVSQNIARLEQHLGVRLLHRTTRSLALTERGALYFEQVRQLERDLERARQLVAGPQQAPAGRLRVASTAAFARHVLAPMLPALHQRYPQLEIELLCTDRLVQHPRENVDVSLRIEAQLEDGLVARCIAQVPFVVCAAPDYLARCGTPASPDELKYHRCLLLRYPVDGRFLRWTFVRDGVRFQPQLGQAMVSDDVDALAIMAAAGGGIARVAAFVAQPYLQRGQLQPLFVPGSANASQVALEPLRLYLCVADRRDFTPKVRAFMDHIVERLPPEWQVTEPALAPG, encoded by the coding sequence ATGAACATTCTTCAGTCGATTCGCAGTTTCGTCAGCACGGTCGATGCCGGCAGCATTGCAGGCGGCGCCAAGTTGCTTGGCATCAGCGCCGCGGCGGTGAGCCAGAACATCGCGCGGCTGGAACAGCACCTGGGCGTGCGCCTGCTGCACCGGACCACCCGTAGCCTGGCGTTGACCGAACGTGGCGCGCTGTACTTCGAGCAGGTGCGCCAACTGGAGCGCGACCTGGAGCGTGCGCGGCAACTGGTGGCCGGCCCGCAGCAGGCGCCTGCCGGGCGGCTGCGGGTGGCCAGCACCGCCGCCTTCGCCCGGCATGTGCTGGCCCCGATGTTGCCGGCGCTGCACCAGCGGTATCCGCAGTTGGAGATCGAGCTGCTGTGCACCGACCGGCTGGTGCAGCATCCGCGGGAGAATGTCGATGTCAGCCTGCGTATCGAAGCGCAGCTGGAAGACGGCCTGGTGGCCCGCTGTATCGCCCAGGTGCCGTTCGTGGTGTGCGCCGCGCCGGACTATCTTGCCCGCTGCGGCACGCCGGCCAGCCCGGACGAATTGAAGTACCACCGCTGCCTGCTGTTGCGGTACCCGGTGGACGGCCGCTTCCTGCGCTGGACCTTCGTGCGCGACGGCGTGCGTTTCCAGCCGCAGCTGGGCCAGGCGATGGTCAGCGACGATGTGGACGCATTGGCCATCATGGCCGCGGCTGGCGGCGGCATCGCGCGCGTGGCCGCTTTCGTGGCGCAGCCGTACCTGCAGCGCGGCCAGCTGCAGCCGTTGTTCGTGCCCGGGAGCGCCAACGCAAGCCAGGTCGCGCTGGAGCCGCTACGGCTGTACCTGTGCGTTGCCGACCGCCGCGACTTTACGCCCAAGGTGCGCGCCTTCATGGACCACATCGTCGAACGCCTGCCGCCGGAATGGCAGGTAACCGAACCGGCGTTGGCGCCGGGGTAG
- a CDS encoding PAS domain-containing sensor histidine kinase has translation MDAQTAIDNAGLLSHDSRQCQLLVQSVSDYAIYMLDVAGHVRSWNPGGQRIKGYRADEVLGAHFSRFYLPEDVQRNEPKRNLELARQQGRLATEGWRLRKDGSRFWASVVIEPVLEFGVLVGFAKITRDVNDRHEAQRLLQQAQHALLQSQKVEALGRLTLGMAHDFNNLLTVMATSLDLIALRAGDDARTRMLVEAAQTAVDRGALLTRQLLSFARGQRLAPERHAANAVVTRALELLRRACPAGIGLALQLSDALPDVCVDPSQLESALLNLVFNSCDAMPNGGAIAVSTAVQQRAAPSDPHGAVRGYVGIAVRDDGPGMSVHVAQRASEPFFTTKDVGKGSGLGLSQVFGFASQSGGFAQIETAPGRGTTVTLFLPAIEEAEHD, from the coding sequence ATGGATGCCCAGACGGCCATCGACAACGCGGGGCTGCTGTCTCACGACAGCCGGCAGTGCCAGCTGTTGGTGCAGAGCGTTTCCGACTACGCCATCTACATGCTCGATGTCGCAGGGCATGTGCGCAGCTGGAATCCCGGTGGCCAGCGCATCAAGGGCTACCGCGCCGATGAGGTGCTTGGCGCGCATTTCTCGCGGTTTTACCTGCCCGAGGATGTGCAGCGCAACGAGCCGAAGCGCAATCTCGAGCTTGCCCGCCAGCAGGGCCGCCTGGCCACCGAAGGCTGGCGCCTGCGCAAGGACGGCAGCCGCTTCTGGGCCAGCGTGGTGATCGAACCGGTGCTGGAATTCGGCGTGCTGGTCGGCTTTGCCAAGATCACCCGCGATGTCAACGACCGCCACGAAGCGCAGCGATTGCTGCAACAGGCGCAGCACGCGCTGTTGCAATCGCAGAAGGTGGAAGCGCTGGGCCGGCTGACGCTGGGCATGGCGCACGATTTCAACAACCTGCTCACGGTGATGGCGACCAGCCTGGACCTGATTGCCTTGCGCGCCGGCGACGATGCGCGCACGCGCATGCTGGTGGAAGCGGCGCAGACGGCGGTGGATCGCGGCGCCTTGCTGACGCGGCAGCTGCTGTCGTTTGCGCGCGGTCAACGGCTGGCACCGGAACGACACGCCGCCAACGCGGTAGTGACGCGTGCGCTGGAGCTGCTGCGCCGCGCTTGCCCGGCTGGAATTGGCCTGGCGTTGCAGCTGTCCGATGCATTGCCGGATGTCTGCGTTGACCCCAGTCAGCTCGAATCGGCACTGCTCAACCTGGTGTTCAACAGTTGCGATGCAATGCCCAACGGTGGCGCGATCGCCGTGAGCACCGCCGTGCAGCAGCGCGCTGCGCCATCGGATCCGCACGGCGCCGTGCGCGGCTATGTCGGCATCGCGGTGCGCGACGACGGCCCGGGCATGTCGGTGCACGTGGCGCAGCGCGCCAGCGAACCGTTTTTCACCACCAAGGATGTTGGCAAGGGCTCCGGCCTCGGATTGAGCCAGGTATTCGGCTTTGCATCCCAGTCCGGTGGTTTTGCGCAGATCGAGACCGCACCAGGACGCGGCACTACTGTCACCCTGTTTCTCCCGGCCATCGAGGAGGCCGAGCATGACTGA
- the ffh gene encoding signal recognition particle protein, with product MFESLTQRLSGTMERLRGRGRLTEENIREATREVRIALLEADVALPVVQALIERIKVRAVGQEVLKSLTPGQALIKVVRDELTAVMGAAATDLNLNVPAPAIVLMAGLQGAGKTTTVGKLAKHLKEKRKKKVMVVSADVYRPAAIEQLKTLAEQVGVLFFASDASQKPVDIVRAAISDARKSFVDVLLVDTAGRLAIDQAMMDEIKALHAAVNPTETLFVVDAMTGQDAANTAKAFGEALPLTGVVLTKTDGDARGGAALSVRYITGKPIKFVGTGEKTDGLDVFHPDRVASRILDMGDVLSLVEQVEHSVDQEKAAKLAAKVAKGKKFDLNDMKEQLEQMQNMGGIHGLMDKLPGMGQIPDNVKQQVTGKEVPRMIAIINSMTKKERRNPALLNGSRRARIARGSGMQPADVNKLMKQYQQMEKMMGKLAGGGMKGLMRNMKGMMGAMGGRGGMPFR from the coding sequence ATGTTCGAGTCCCTTACCCAACGTCTCTCCGGCACCATGGAGCGCCTGCGCGGCCGCGGCCGCCTGACCGAGGAGAACATCCGCGAGGCGACCCGCGAAGTGCGTATCGCGCTGCTGGAGGCCGACGTCGCGCTGCCGGTGGTGCAGGCGTTGATCGAGCGCATCAAGGTGCGCGCCGTGGGCCAGGAAGTGCTCAAGTCGCTGACCCCGGGCCAGGCGCTGATCAAGGTGGTGCGCGACGAGCTCACTGCCGTGATGGGCGCGGCCGCCACCGACCTCAATCTCAATGTGCCGGCACCGGCGATCGTGCTGATGGCCGGTCTGCAGGGCGCGGGCAAGACCACCACGGTGGGCAAGCTCGCCAAGCACCTGAAGGAAAAGCGCAAGAAAAAGGTCATGGTGGTCTCGGCCGACGTCTACCGCCCGGCCGCGATCGAGCAGCTCAAGACCCTGGCCGAACAGGTCGGCGTCTTGTTCTTCGCCTCCGATGCGTCGCAGAAGCCGGTCGACATCGTGCGCGCAGCCATCAGCGATGCGCGCAAGTCGTTCGTCGACGTGCTGCTGGTCGATACCGCCGGACGCCTGGCGATCGATCAGGCGATGATGGACGAGATCAAGGCGCTGCACGCCGCGGTCAACCCCACCGAAACCCTGTTCGTGGTCGATGCGATGACCGGCCAGGACGCGGCCAACACCGCCAAGGCCTTCGGCGAGGCGCTGCCGCTGACCGGCGTGGTGCTGACCAAGACCGACGGCGATGCCCGCGGCGGTGCCGCGCTGAGCGTGCGCTACATCACCGGCAAGCCGATCAAGTTCGTCGGTACCGGCGAAAAGACCGACGGCCTGGATGTGTTCCATCCGGACCGCGTCGCCAGCCGCATCCTGGACATGGGCGATGTGCTGTCGCTGGTGGAGCAGGTCGAGCACAGCGTCGACCAGGAAAAGGCCGCCAAGCTGGCCGCCAAGGTCGCCAAGGGCAAGAAATTCGACCTCAACGACATGAAGGAACAGCTCGAGCAGATGCAGAACATGGGCGGCATCCATGGGCTGATGGACAAACTGCCGGGCATGGGCCAGATCCCGGACAACGTCAAGCAGCAGGTCACCGGCAAGGAAGTGCCGCGCATGATCGCCATCATCAACTCGATGACCAAGAAGGAGCGCCGCAACCCGGCGTTGCTCAACGGCTCGCGCCGCGCCCGCATCGCACGCGGCTCGGGCATGCAGCCGGCCGACGTCAACAAGCTGATGAAGCAGTACCAGCAGATGGAAAAGATGATGGGCAAGCTGGCCGGTGGCGGCATGAAGGGCCTGATGCGCAACATGAAGGGCATGATGGGCGCCATGGGCGGCCGCGGCGGCATGCCGTTCCGCTGA
- a CDS encoding alpha-N-arabinofuranosidase: MQWISLALQTSRSRLLPSMVAVVAAITALAASAAEVKVTGTLHADQPGAQVSRQVFGQFAEHLGTGIYGGVWVGEESPIPNTRGYRNDVLAALKAIAVPNIRWPGGCFADEYHWRDGVGAPAKRPIRVNTHWGGVEESNRFGTHEFMDFTELLGTQAYIAGNVGNAAPDEIAQWSEYMTAPTRSSLASERRANGRDAPWQVPYFGVGNELWGCGGNMRVDYAADVYRRYQTFVKAPANQKILKIAPGPNNDDYHWTEVMMREAGTLMDGLSLHYYTVPGGWPPRASSTDFDEAAWIDTLSRTLVMDELITRHSAIMDKYDPAKKVALVVDEWGTWYAGLPGANPGFLHQQNSLRDALVAALNIDIFSAHAERVRMANIAQMVNVLQAMILTDGDKMVLTPTYHVFALYKPYQDATQLPLDLRTPEYRHGSVQVPAVHGSAVKARDGHVYVALTNLDATSPANVSVEVQGLSARRVEGQILTAPAITAHNTFAQPHAVEPASFKGARLQGRTLTVALPARSVVMLRLE; the protein is encoded by the coding sequence ATGCAGTGGATTTCCCTCGCGTTGCAGACCTCACGCAGCAGGCTGCTGCCCAGCATGGTTGCGGTCGTTGCGGCGATCACCGCATTGGCGGCCTCTGCGGCCGAGGTGAAGGTGACCGGCACGCTGCACGCGGACCAGCCTGGCGCGCAGGTGTCGCGCCAGGTCTTCGGGCAGTTTGCCGAACACCTGGGTACCGGCATCTATGGCGGGGTGTGGGTGGGCGAGGAGTCGCCGATTCCCAATACGCGCGGCTATCGCAACGACGTGCTTGCGGCGTTGAAGGCGATCGCGGTGCCCAATATCCGCTGGCCGGGTGGCTGTTTTGCCGACGAATACCACTGGCGCGACGGTGTGGGCGCACCGGCGAAACGCCCGATCCGCGTCAACACCCACTGGGGCGGCGTGGAGGAATCCAACCGCTTCGGCACCCACGAGTTCATGGACTTCACCGAACTGCTCGGCACCCAGGCGTACATCGCCGGCAACGTGGGCAATGCGGCGCCGGACGAGATCGCGCAGTGGAGCGAGTACATGACCGCCCCCACCCGCTCCAGCCTGGCCAGCGAGCGCCGCGCCAATGGCCGCGATGCGCCCTGGCAGGTGCCCTACTTCGGTGTGGGCAACGAGCTGTGGGGCTGCGGCGGCAACATGCGGGTGGACTATGCGGCCGACGTGTACCGGCGCTACCAGACCTTCGTCAAGGCGCCCGCAAACCAGAAGATCCTCAAGATCGCTCCCGGACCGAACAACGACGATTACCACTGGACCGAGGTGATGATGCGCGAGGCCGGCACCCTGATGGATGGCCTGAGCCTGCATTACTACACCGTGCCCGGGGGCTGGCCGCCGCGCGCCTCGTCCACCGATTTCGACGAGGCCGCGTGGATCGACACGCTCTCGCGCACCCTGGTGATGGACGAACTGATCACCCGGCACAGCGCCATCATGGACAAGTACGATCCGGCCAAGAAAGTCGCGCTGGTGGTGGACGAATGGGGCACCTGGTACGCCGGCCTGCCTGGCGCGAACCCGGGATTCCTGCATCAGCAGAACAGCCTGCGCGATGCCTTGGTGGCGGCATTGAATATCGACATCTTCAGCGCGCATGCCGAGCGTGTACGCATGGCCAATATCGCGCAGATGGTCAACGTGCTGCAGGCGATGATCCTCACCGACGGCGACAAGATGGTGCTGACGCCGACCTACCACGTGTTCGCACTGTACAAACCCTACCAGGACGCCACCCAGCTGCCGCTCGACCTGCGCACGCCCGAGTATCGCCATGGCAGCGTGCAGGTGCCGGCAGTGCACGGTTCGGCGGTCAAGGCCAGGGATGGGCATGTGTATGTGGCACTGACCAACCTGGATGCAACAAGCCCGGCCAACGTCAGCGTGGAGGTGCAGGGGCTGTCCGCACGCCGTGTCGAGGGACAGATCCTCACCGCCCCCGCGATCACCGCGCATAACACGTTCGCGCAGCCGCACGCGGTGGAACCCGCATCGTTCAAGGGGGCACGCCTGCAAGGCAGGACGCTGACGGTGGCGCTGCCTGCGCGCTCGGTGGTGATGCTCCGGCTTGAATGA
- a CDS encoding cytochrome C assembly family protein, with amino-acid sequence MTIVLIAFALYLLAAALLTRAVLRDGNQSPARWLGPALAAVALHAGYHVLVALRTAGGPDMHFFAALSLTGLGMAGLTAVFGGRGRTAAVGVVVFPLSAILLACYHAYGHEPSADLGWRLELHAWMALLAYATLGIAALLAIMLWLQERALRRRDFHTWLRALPPLTELETLLFRTITVGFVLLSLTLLTGLLFVQDFLAQRLLHKTVLSILSWVVFGALLVGRWRNGWRGTKAVHWTLTAMALLVLSFFGSKFVIELVLGPR; translated from the coding sequence ATGACAATCGTTCTCATCGCGTTCGCCCTGTACCTGCTGGCTGCGGCCCTGCTCACCCGTGCGGTGCTGCGCGATGGCAACCAGTCGCCTGCGCGCTGGCTGGGGCCGGCGCTGGCAGCGGTGGCGCTGCATGCCGGCTACCACGTGCTGGTGGCCTTGCGCACCGCCGGCGGGCCGGACATGCACTTCTTCGCAGCGCTGTCGCTGACCGGCCTGGGCATGGCCGGGCTGACCGCGGTGTTCGGTGGGCGCGGCAGGACCGCGGCGGTGGGCGTGGTGGTGTTCCCGTTGTCGGCGATCCTGCTGGCCTGTTACCACGCCTATGGTCACGAGCCCAGCGCGGACCTGGGCTGGCGGCTGGAGCTGCACGCCTGGATGGCCTTGCTGGCATACGCCACCCTGGGCATCGCCGCGTTGCTGGCGATCATGTTGTGGCTGCAGGAGCGTGCGCTACGGCGACGCGACTTCCACACCTGGCTGCGTGCGCTGCCGCCGCTGACCGAGCTGGAAACGCTGCTGTTCCGCACGATCACGGTCGGCTTCGTGTTGCTCAGCCTGACCCTGCTGACCGGCCTGCTGTTCGTGCAGGACTTCCTGGCGCAGCGCCTGCTGCACAAGACCGTGCTCAGCATCCTGTCGTGGGTGGTGTTCGGCGCGCTGCTGGTCGGCCGCTGGCGTAACGGCTGGCGCGGCACCAAGGCGGTGCACTGGACGCTGACCGCAATGGCGCTGCTGGTGCTGTCGTTCTTCGGCAGCAAGTTCGTGATCGAGCTGGTGCTGGGCCCGCGCTGA